A section of the Anabaena cylindrica PCC 7122 genome encodes:
- a CDS encoding Gfo/Idh/MocA family protein, which produces MQNSMSVAEPNLYSQRNQPRAIRIGVIGVGNMGQHHTRVLSSMKDVELIGVSDINVERGLETASKYKVRFFEDYCDLLPHIDAVCIAVPTRLHYAVGINCLLAGIHVLIEKPIAASISEAESLVNAAAESQCILQVGHIERFNPAFRELSQVLKTEEVLALEAHRMSPYSARASDVSVVLDLMIHDIDLLLELAGSPVVKLTANGTRSLDSGYLDYVTATLGFANGVVATLTASKVTHRKIRRIVAHCKNSFTEADFLKNEILIHRQTNINPLTDHRQVLYKQDGLIEKVYTSNIQPLSAELEHFVNCVHGGNQPSVGGEQALKALRLASLIEQMALEERVWNPLDWQSESRVQSLTPTA; this is translated from the coding sequence GTGCAAAATAGCATGTCAGTGGCAGAACCAAATCTATATTCACAGCGCAACCAGCCACGAGCAATCCGCATAGGCGTGATTGGAGTGGGTAACATGGGACAACATCACACCCGCGTACTGAGTTCAATGAAAGATGTTGAACTGATAGGCGTTTCCGATATTAATGTTGAGCGAGGCTTAGAAACCGCCAGCAAATACAAAGTCCGTTTTTTTGAAGATTACTGCGATTTGCTACCTCATATAGATGCAGTTTGTATTGCTGTACCTACTCGCTTACATTATGCTGTTGGCATCAACTGCCTGTTAGCTGGAATTCATGTTTTGATTGAGAAACCAATCGCTGCAAGTATTTCTGAAGCAGAATCTCTCGTCAACGCTGCTGCTGAGTCTCAATGTATTTTGCAAGTAGGTCACATTGAGCGTTTCAATCCAGCATTTAGGGAACTCAGCCAAGTCTTGAAAACTGAGGAAGTACTTGCGTTAGAAGCTCACCGAATGAGTCCTTATTCAGCTAGAGCAAGTGATGTGTCAGTAGTACTGGATTTAATGATTCATGACATCGACCTGCTTTTAGAATTAGCTGGTTCTCCCGTGGTGAAATTGACAGCCAATGGTACTCGCTCTTTAGATTCTGGTTATTTAGATTATGTGACTGCTACCTTGGGTTTTGCTAATGGTGTCGTCGCTACTCTGACAGCTAGTAAAGTTACTCACCGCAAAATTCGCCGCATTGTCGCCCATTGCAAAAACTCATTTACCGAAGCAGATTTCCTCAAGAATGAAATTTTGATTCATCGCCAAACTAATATCAACCCTCTCACCGACCATCGGCAAGTACTTTACAAGCAAGATGGTTTAATAGAAAAAGTCTATACCAGTAACATTCAACCTCTAAGTGCAGAGTTAGAACATTTTGTCAACTGTGTGCATGGAGGGAATCAGCCTTCTGTGGGTGGTGAACAAGCTCTAAAAGCTTTAAGATTAGCCAGTTTAATCGAGCAGATGGCTCTAGAAGAACGGGTTTGGAACCCATTAGACTGGCAATCAGAATCAAGAGTACAATCATTAACCCCAACTGCCTAG
- a CDS encoding ParM/StbA family protein yields the protein MTDQPPVANPMNAAAIPMNRAAATPINNTNKPISISGKNILSVDLGRTSTKTCVSREPENVAFIPANVKQMSIEQIRGGVFESKATDPLMDLWLEYQGNGYAVGQIAADFGANLGVGQSKVEDAMAKVLAAAGYFKLKDDISVIVGLPFLSLEQFEREKAQLTSLISGPHIMNFRGETVQLNVTKVWVMPEGYGSLLWSEGQPNKGTSIPDLTKVSVGIVDIGHQTIDLLMVDNFRFARGASKSEDFGMSKFYEMVAKEIEGADSQSLALISAVNKPKGDRFYRPKGASKPTNLDDFLPNLTEQFSREICSRVLAWLPERVTDVIITGGGGEFFWEDVQRLLKEAKISAHLAAPSRQANALGQFIYGEAQLSAVRAAR from the coding sequence ATGACAGACCAACCTCCAGTAGCTAACCCGATGAATGCCGCTGCCATACCAATGAATAGAGCAGCGGCAACCCCTATAAATAATACTAATAAGCCAATCAGTATTTCGGGGAAAAACATTCTCAGTGTTGATTTAGGTAGAACCTCTACCAAAACTTGTGTGAGCCGCGAACCAGAAAATGTGGCCTTTATCCCTGCCAATGTCAAGCAGATGTCAATAGAACAAATACGGGGTGGGGTATTTGAGTCTAAAGCAACAGATCCTTTGATGGATTTATGGCTGGAATATCAAGGTAATGGATATGCTGTTGGTCAAATAGCAGCAGACTTTGGAGCCAATTTAGGCGTTGGACAATCTAAGGTTGAAGATGCAATGGCTAAAGTTCTGGCTGCTGCTGGTTACTTTAAGCTTAAAGACGATATTTCTGTGATTGTTGGTTTGCCTTTTCTTTCTCTAGAGCAATTTGAACGGGAAAAAGCTCAATTAACAAGTTTGATTAGTGGTCCCCATATCATGAATTTCCGTGGGGAAACTGTTCAGCTGAACGTCACTAAAGTTTGGGTGATGCCAGAAGGCTATGGTAGCTTACTGTGGTCTGAAGGCCAACCAAATAAAGGAACTTCGATTCCTGATTTGACCAAGGTATCAGTGGGGATAGTTGATATTGGACATCAAACTATTGACTTGTTGATGGTGGATAATTTCCGCTTTGCTAGAGGTGCTTCTAAGAGTGAAGACTTTGGTATGAGCAAGTTTTATGAAATGGTGGCTAAAGAAATAGAAGGGGCTGATAGTCAATCCCTAGCACTAATTTCTGCTGTGAATAAACCAAAAGGCGATCGCTTTTACCGTCCCAAAGGTGCCAGCAAACCTACCAATTTAGACGATTTTCTCCCTAACCTCACAGAGCAGTTTTCACGAGAAATTTGCTCTCGCGTATTAGCCTGGTTGCCAGAGCGTGTAACTGATGTAATTATCACCGGTGGTGGTGGTGAGTTCTTCTGGGAAGATGTACAACGTCTGCTCAAAGAAGCCAAAATTAGCGCTCATTTAGCTGCGCCCT
- a CDS encoding DedA family protein produces MLEWITNTINSLGYLGIAFLMFLENLFPPIPSELIMPLAGFTASPYQPGGAKLNILGVFLSGLLGSVLGALIWYYPGKFLGEQRLKTLANKYGKWLAISSEDIDKAKSWFNKQGNKAVLIGRLVPGIRTLISVPAGMSNMPLPPFLFYTTLGSAAWVGLLTYSGYFLGSQYELVDKYLAPVSKIVLGGLVLVFFIWIFKRQGKSTRR; encoded by the coding sequence ATGCTCGAATGGATCACTAACACGATCAACTCCCTGGGATACTTGGGAATTGCTTTCCTGATGTTCCTAGAGAACCTTTTTCCCCCTATACCTTCTGAATTGATTATGCCATTGGCAGGATTTACCGCCAGTCCATATCAACCAGGAGGAGCAAAACTAAATATATTAGGCGTATTTTTATCAGGACTTTTGGGTTCTGTACTTGGCGCACTGATCTGGTACTATCCAGGTAAGTTTTTGGGAGAACAACGCTTGAAAACTTTAGCTAATAAGTACGGTAAATGGCTGGCTATATCTAGTGAAGATATTGATAAGGCTAAAAGCTGGTTCAACAAACAAGGTAATAAAGCGGTATTAATAGGTCGTCTTGTGCCGGGAATCCGTACCTTGATTTCCGTTCCCGCAGGTATGAGTAATATGCCCTTGCCTCCCTTTTTATTTTACACAACACTGGGTAGTGCAGCCTGGGTAGGCTTGCTCACATATTCAGGATATTTTTTAGGTAGTCAATATGAACTTGTAGATAAGTACCTCGCGCCTGTATCTAAAATTGTTTTAGGGGGTCTGGTGCTGGTATTCTTCATTTGGATATTTAAGCGCCAGGGCAAAAGTACTAGAAGATAA